The Helianthus annuus cultivar XRQ/B chromosome 16, HanXRQr2.0-SUNRISE, whole genome shotgun sequence genome includes a window with the following:
- the LOC110916750 gene encoding beta-glucosidase 42, whose protein sequence is MENERKRLMEEEWNSMIPTDHKLCRADFPAKFLFGVATSAYQVEGAASEGGKGPSIWDAFAHTKGKIFDGKDGDIAVDQYHRYKEDVNLIAKLGFSAYRFSISWSRIYPDGLGTQVNYEGIMYYNNLINYLLEKGIEPCVTLYHWDLPLYLNDSMGGWLSDSIVKYFAIYAETCFASFGDRVKKWITINEPLETAVNGYSTGLFAPGRSDSHSAEPYLVAHHQLLAHAEAVSIYRTKFKDLQGGEIGLVVDCEWAEALTDKEEDIAAAARHVDFQLGWFLDPIFFGEYPISMQERVGDKLPVFSQKDKELLRNSVDFVGLNHYTSRFVSHSTNKDKSDYYSAQEGTRIATWKNGSIGEKAASPWLYVVPWGMWKNLNYIAQKYNNPPIYITENGMDDEDNVASPLRKMLDDKQRVAYFEGYLASVYLAIKDGVDVRGYFVWSMVDNFEWCFGYTKRFGLIYVDYINGLTRHPKSSAYWFLKFLKGEDEENGKDLTETYKHHMLSNFWI, encoded by the exons ATGGAGAACGAGAGAAAGAGATTGATGGAGGAAGAATGGAACTCCATGATTCCGACTGATCATAAACTTTGTCGTGCTGATTTCCCCGCGAAGTTCCTCTTTGGCGTCGCTACTTCTGCTTACCAG GTTGAAGGAGCAGCCAGTGAGGGTGGAAAAGGTCCTTCTATATGGGATGCTTTCGCACACACAAAAG GCAAGATTTTTGACGGGAAAGACGGAGATATAGCAGTAGATCAGTACCATCGTTACAAG GAAGATGTTAATCTTATTGCCAAATTGGGTTTCAGTGCTTACCGATTTTCTATATCATGGTCACGTATCTATCCAG ATGGGCTTGGAACCCAAGTCAACTATGAAGGGATCATGTATTACAATAATCTTATAAACTACCTACTTGAAAAGG GAATTGAGCCGTGTGTAACGTTATACCATTGGGATCTTCCGTTGTATCTTAATGACTCGATGGGAGGGTGGTTAAGCGACTCAATAGT AAAGTATTTCGCGATCTATGCAGAAACTTGCTTTGCAAGTTTTGGTGATAGAGTGAAGAAGTGGATTACAATCAATGAACCCCTTGAGACAGCAGTAAACGGATATTCTACTGGTTTATTTGCACCCGGAAGAAGTGACAGTCACTCAGCCGAACCATATTTGGTTGCCCACCACCAGCTTTTGGCCCATGCAGAAGCTGTTTCAATATATAGAACAAAATTTAAG GATCTGCAAGGTGGAGAAATAGGATTGGTTGTTGATTGTGAATGGGCAGAGGCCTTAACAGATAAAGAAGAAGATATAGCTGCTGCAGCAAGGCATGTTGACTTTCAGCTTGGATG GTTCTTGGATCCAATATTTTTTGGAGAGTATCCTATATCTATGCAGGAGAGAGTTGGAGACAAGCTTCCAGTATTTTCCCAGAAAGATAAAGAATTACTAAGAAATTCAGTGGATTTTGTTGGCTTGAATCACTATACATCAAGATTTGTGTCACATAGTACAAACAAAGATAAAAGTGATTATTATAGTGCACAAGAGGGAACAAGAATAG CTACTTGGAAAAACGGGTCGATTGGTGAAAAG GCAGCATCGCCATGGTTGTATGTTGTTCCATGGGGTATGTGGAAAAATCTTAATTACATAGCTCAGAAATACAATAACCCGCCAATCTACATTACTGAAAACG GTATGGACGATGAAGACAATGTTGCATCTCCCCTACGTAAAATGTTGGATGACAAACAGAGAGTTGCTTACTTTGAGGGATATCTTGCATCTGTTTATCTGGCTATCAA GGACGGAGTAGACGTGAGGGGGTACTTCGTGTGGTCAATGGTGGATAATTTTGAGTGGTGCTTTGGTTATACAAAGCGGTTCGGTTTGATTTATGTTGATTATATAAATGGTCTCACTCGTCATCCAAAGTCGTCTGCATATTGGttcttgaagttcttgaaaggtGAAGATGAGGAAAATGGCAAAGACTTGACTGAAACATATAAACATCATATGTTATCCAATTTTTGGATATAG